The genomic segment CCTCGGGACTCGAGGCGCGGGCCGTCACGTTCTTCGCGCGCCGCGGCCTTCCGCCGCGGGACGCCGAGGCGGCGCTCGGCGACGCCGCGCGGACCGGCGCGCTGCTCGGCGCCGGCGCGGGGTTCGCGGTCGGCGCGGCCGATCTGGCGCGGCTGCTGCTGCCGGCGGGGGTCCCGTGGGCCTCGCTCGGCGATCTGGCCGCGCTGACCGGCGCGCTGCTGGGCGTCACGGCCGTCGTCGGCGCGGCGTGGGGCGCGGCGCTCGGCGCGCTCGCCGCCGGCGCCTCGCGCGCCCTGGGCCTGCGCCCCGGGCGCTACGCCGTGGGACGCGTCGTCTGCGCGGCGCTGCTCCTGAGCGTCTCCGCCGGGCCGTGGCTGGCGGGGGAGCCGTTGCCCGGCGAGCACGCGCCGATGGTCCTGCTCGGCGCCGCGCTCGTCGGCCTGGCGGCGGCGGGGCTGGCCTTCTTCCTCGTTCCCGCCGCCGTCCTCTCGGCCTCCCGCGGCCACTGGACGACCGCGCTGGCGGTGGGGGGCGGGCTCTTCGTCGTCGCCGTCGCCGCGGCCGCCGCGGCGCTCGGCCCGACCGGGCTCTACGGGCCGGCGCGGGACGCGGCCTACCCGAACGTCCTCGTCGTCTCCGTCGAGGGACTGCGCCGCGAGGTCCTCGTCGACCGCGCCGCTGCGCGGCGCTGGACGCCGATGATCTCCGAACTGGCGGAGCGGGGCGCGGTCTTCGCCGAGACGATCTCCCCCTCCACCGACTTCGACGCGGCGGCGACCTCGCTCCTCACCGGCCTCTATCCCGCCGCCCACGGCGTGCGCGGCGTCGGCGATCCGGCGAACCCCGGCGTCGAGGCGCTGCCGCAGATCCTGGCCAGCCACGGCTACCGCACCGCGGCGTTCGTGGCCGGCGACCCCGCGGCGCCCGCGCCCGAGGCCGGCTTCTTCGAACGCTTCGACGATCCGGAGTGGCTCGTCGCCTGGCTGGGCCGGAGCGTCTTCGGCCGCCCCGCGGCGCTGCTGGCGCGCCGGGACGCCGCCTCGCATCCGGCGCCCGAACTGGCCCAATCGTTCCGCGATTGGCTGACCGGCCTGCCGCGCGGCCCGTGGTTCGCGTGGGTGCGGTTCGGCGACCTCCGCCGCCCCGCGCCGCTGACCGCGCCGCTCTTCGAGGGGGAGATCGGCGACCTGCGGCCGCCCGACTCAAACCAGCCTCCGTCGCCGGCCCCGTCGTGGGCCGCCGAGGCCGACCGGCGGCGTCCGGTCCGGGACTGGGTCTACGGCTACGCGGAGGCGGCGCGGCATCTCGACGCCGAAATCGCCGAACTCCAACGGGTCGTCGCGGCGCGCGGCGACCTGCACCGCACGGTCGTCGTCGTCGTCGGGACGATCGGCGCGCCGTTCGGGGAGGGCGGGGTCTGGCTCGACCGCCCGACCGGACTCGAGGAAGGGACCGTCGTCAGCCCGTGGATCATCTTCGGCCCCGGCGTGCGTCCCGGAAGCGTCGTCGAGGGGCCGTGCTCGCTCGTGGACGTCGCGCCGACCGTCCTCGGGCTGATCGGCCTCGCCGGCGGGCGGGACTTCGAGGGGGAGGACCTCGCGCGGTACTTCTCGGCCGCCGGCGGCCAGCCGCGCGACCCGCAGTCCGGTCCGGCCTTCGTCGAAACGCCGGACG from the bacterium genome contains:
- a CDS encoding sulfatase-like hydrolase/transferase; translation: MNGPPRPVARIANAGLAVSGLALVVVLGTGGTRIDLGVTSIGLRELAGPFTFVCFFAALRLLVSQRSSGLEARAVTFFARRGLPPRDAEAALGDAARTGALLGAGAGFAVGAADLARLLLPAGVPWASLGDLAALTGALLGVTAVVGAAWGAALGALAAGASRALGLRPGRYAVGRVVCAALLLSVSAGPWLAGEPLPGEHAPMVLLGAALVGLAAAGLAFFLVPAAVLSASRGHWTTALAVGGGLFVVAVAAAAAALGPTGLYGPARDAAYPNVLVVSVEGLRREVLVDRAAARRWTPMISELAERGAVFAETISPSTDFDAAATSLLTGLYPAAHGVRGVGDPANPGVEALPQILASHGYRTAAFVAGDPAAPAPEAGFFERFDDPEWLVAWLGRSVFGRPAALLARRDAASHPAPELAQSFRDWLTGLPRGPWFAWVRFGDLRRPAPLTAPLFEGEIGDLRPPDSNQPPSPAPSWAAEADRRRPVRDWVYGYAEAARHLDAEIAELQRVVAARGDLHRTVVVVVGTIGAPFGEGGVWLDRPTGLEEGTVVSPWIIFGPGVRPGSVVEGPCSLVDVAPTVLGLIGLAGGRDFEGEDLARYFSAAGGQPRDPQSGPAFVETPDGAKGVRLGSWMFLRGRDGAERMFFVEDGAEHEIATPRGRDERLRLQLSDLLARRAADEAAATP